One Actinomycetota bacterium DNA window includes the following coding sequences:
- a CDS encoding NAD+ synthase has protein sequence MGERMEEAGKSRLVVGLSGGLDSATSSYLAVRALGREALTAFLLPYRTTSPSSIEDALLVAGELGIEHRTIDITPMVDAYFERFPDADNKRRGNFMARTRMAVLYDQSAALDALVLGTGNRTEALLGYTTLWGDMACAFTPLGGLYKSQVRQLAAYLGVPARIIEKPPTADLWQGQTDEGEMGITYEEADRVLHAVFDLGRNDEDLAAEGFDPELVARVRRMVRASSFKRRLPAACPP, from the coding sequence ATGGGGGAGAGGATGGAGGAGGCGGGCAAGTCGCGCCTGGTGGTCGGGCTTTCGGGCGGCCTGGATTCCGCCACTTCTTCCTACCTGGCCGTGCGTGCCCTGGGCAGGGAGGCGCTCACCGCCTTTCTCCTTCCCTACAGGACCACCAGCCCCTCGAGCATCGAGGACGCGCTCCTGGTCGCGGGCGAGCTGGGCATAGAGCACCGGACCATCGACATCACCCCCATGGTGGACGCCTATTTCGAGCGCTTCCCGGACGCGGACAACAAGAGGCGGGGCAACTTCATGGCGCGCACGCGCATGGCCGTTCTCTACGACCAGTCGGCGGCCCTTGACGCCCTGGTGCTGGGCACCGGCAACCGCACCGAGGCGCTTCTGGGCTACACCACCCTTTGGGGGGACATGGCCTGCGCCTTCACCCCCCTCGGCGGGCTCTACAAGTCCCAGGTGAGGCAGCTCGCCGCCTACCTCGGCGTGCCGGCACGCATCATCGAGAAACCGCCCACCGCGGACCTGTGGCAGGGTCAGACCGACGAGGGGGAGATGGGAATCACCTACGAGGAAGCGGACCGCGTCCTCCACGCCGTCTTCGACCTAGGCCGCAACGACGAGGACCTTGCGGCGGAGGGTTTCGACCCCGAGCTGGTGGCGCGCGTGCGCCGCATGGTGAGGGCCTCCTCCTTCAAAAGACGCCTTCCCGCTGCCTGCCCTCCCTGA
- a CDS encoding nucleotide sugar dehydrogenase, with translation MDGRERQGDYGKGCVMGLLERIREREALVGVIGLGYVGLPLALEAADAGFCVVGLEKDGKKRERIAAGEAIYEGLDGGRIKRLVGEGRLRVSGEAADLLDCGVVCVCVPTPLSATRDPDLGFVRDAARQCEQLVREGGRPKLVAVESTSYPGTTREVVGPIMTENGLAPCGDFHLAYSPERVDPGNRRWNIANTPKLVGGMRDCCAELAEAFYGAFVGEMVRVSSPEVAEMAKLLENIFRGVNIALVNELWMLCDRMGIDVWEVIEAAATKPFGFMPFWPGPGLGGHCIPVDPFYLSWKAREYDFQTEFIELAGKVNVNMPYFVAGLVTRELNRAGKSLAGSRVLVLGVAYKPGVGDTRETPAAKLMELLMREGAEVSYHDPFVPEFEVGGVNLHGVALDEDTLGSFDCAVVVTAHQDVDYGLLSRSGIPVVDTRNALRAAGR, from the coding sequence ATGGACGGGCGCGAGCGGCAAGGAGATTACGGAAAGGGGTGCGTGATGGGTCTCCTGGAGAGGATCAGGGAGCGCGAGGCCCTGGTGGGAGTGATAGGCCTGGGTTACGTGGGGCTCCCCCTGGCGCTGGAGGCGGCGGACGCGGGCTTCTGCGTGGTGGGCCTGGAAAAAGACGGGAAAAAGAGAGAGCGCATCGCGGCGGGCGAGGCCATTTACGAGGGGCTAGACGGCGGAAGGATAAAGCGCCTTGTCGGGGAGGGCAGGCTGCGCGTGAGCGGAGAGGCCGCCGACCTCCTCGACTGCGGGGTCGTCTGCGTGTGCGTGCCCACCCCCCTGTCCGCCACGAGGGACCCGGACCTCGGATTCGTGAGGGATGCGGCGAGGCAGTGCGAGCAGCTCGTCCGCGAAGGCGGGCGCCCGAAGCTGGTGGCGGTGGAATCCACCTCCTATCCAGGGACCACGCGCGAGGTGGTAGGGCCCATCATGACGGAGAACGGCCTGGCGCCCTGCGGCGATTTTCACCTCGCCTATTCGCCGGAGCGCGTCGATCCCGGCAACCGCAGGTGGAACATAGCCAACACCCCCAAACTGGTGGGAGGCATGCGCGACTGCTGCGCCGAGCTGGCGGAGGCCTTCTACGGGGCCTTCGTGGGCGAGATGGTGCGCGTGAGCTCCCCTGAGGTGGCGGAGATGGCCAAGCTCCTGGAGAACATCTTCCGCGGCGTCAACATCGCGCTGGTGAACGAGCTGTGGATGCTCTGCGACCGCATGGGCATCGACGTCTGGGAGGTCATCGAGGCCGCCGCCACCAAGCCCTTCGGGTTCATGCCCTTCTGGCCGGGGCCGGGGCTGGGAGGCCACTGCATCCCCGTGGACCCCTTCTACCTGTCCTGGAAGGCGAGGGAATACGATTTCCAGACCGAGTTCATCGAGCTGGCGGGAAAGGTCAACGTGAACATGCCCTATTTCGTGGCGGGCTTGGTCACGCGCGAGCTCAACCGCGCGGGCAAGAGCCTGGCGGGCTCGCGGGTACTGGTGCTGGGGGTTGCCTACAAGCCCGGGGTGGGGGACACGCGCGAGACGCCGGCGGCCAAGCTCATGGAGCTGCTCATGCGCGAGGGGGCGGAGGTGTCCTACCACGACCCCTTCGTGCCGGAGTTCGAGGTGGGGGGCGTGAACCTGCACGGCGTCGCTCTGGACGAGGATACCCTGGGGTCGTTCGATTGCGCGGTGGTGGTGACCGCCCACCAGGACGTGGATTACGGGTTGCTCTCACGCTCCGGAATACCGGTGGTGGATACCAGGAACGCCCTGCGCGCCGCCGGAAGATAG
- a CDS encoding glycosyltransferase family 4 protein, translating into MSDKLRVLEVCNLDRFAASPYMLPFFRELAERGHEVHVACRVTSFRETLEGAGLAVHDIPITRSVTPLADLGAYRRLKALIREGGFDLVHTHNPKDGVLGRLAAWKLGVRAVVHTCNGFYFSHRSGRLRKNLVLAAERFAGKRCHLIIFVNAEDLALAAAKKVVAPTRARLIHNGVDLERFRPGDDGGLREELGIPADATVIGYIGEIRREKNLDTLVEAAARLLPAHPRLWLVLVGDHFLEPREHERLAELAAGTSPPLPLVFTGYRFDPERFYRAFDIYVLPSSREGFGVTLIEAMASGVPVIACDVRGPREIVEDGRDGILVRDRDPAALAEALEFYLQAPRAVENYTRRARRKVERDFDHARMRARLFEEYRRLTGNHAPPR; encoded by the coding sequence ATGTCCGACAAGCTGCGCGTGCTCGAGGTTTGCAACCTGGACCGCTTCGCCGCCTCTCCCTACATGTTGCCGTTTTTCCGGGAGCTGGCGGAGCGGGGACATGAGGTGCACGTCGCCTGCCGGGTGACCTCCTTCAGGGAGACGCTGGAGGGCGCGGGGCTTGCCGTGCACGACATCCCCATCACCCGCAGCGTAACCCCCCTGGCGGACCTCGGTGCCTACCGCCGCCTCAAGGCCCTGATACGGGAGGGCGGTTTCGACCTCGTGCATACCCATAACCCCAAGGACGGCGTGCTGGGACGTCTTGCGGCTTGGAAGCTCGGGGTACGGGCGGTGGTCCATACCTGCAACGGCTTCTATTTCTCCCACCGCTCCGGCAGGCTCAGGAAAAACCTGGTGCTCGCGGCGGAGCGCTTCGCCGGAAAGCGCTGCCACCTCATCATCTTCGTCAACGCCGAGGACCTCGCCCTGGCGGCGGCGAAAAAGGTCGTCGCCCCCACCCGGGCCAGGCTCATCCACAACGGCGTGGACCTGGAGCGTTTCCGGCCTGGGGACGACGGCGGGTTGAGGGAAGAGCTGGGGATCCCCGCCGACGCCACCGTCATCGGTTACATAGGGGAGATCCGGCGGGAGAAGAACCTCGATACCCTGGTGGAGGCGGCGGCACGTCTCCTTCCCGCGCATCCCCGCCTCTGGTTGGTGCTGGTGGGAGACCATTTTCTGGAGCCGCGGGAGCACGAACGCCTGGCGGAGCTCGCCGCAGGGACCTCGCCGCCCCTGCCCCTCGTCTTCACCGGTTATCGTTTCGACCCCGAGCGCTTCTACCGCGCCTTCGACATCTACGTCCTCCCCTCCTCGCGCGAGGGCTTCGGGGTCACCCTCATCGAGGCCATGGCCTCGGGAGTGCCGGTGATCGCCTGCGACGTGCGGGGGCCGCGGGAGATCGTGGAGGACGGACGCGACGGCATTCTGGTGAGGGACCGGGATCCCGCAGCCCTGGCCGAGGCCCTGGAGTTCTACCTGCAGGCCCCGCGGGCGGTGGAGAACTACACGCGGCGCGCGCGCCGCAAGGTAGAGCGGGATTTCGACCACGCCCGCATGCGCGCCCGGCTCTTCGAGGAATACCGCCGCCTCACGGGGAACCACGCCCCGCCCCGCTGA
- a CDS encoding glycosyltransferase has translation MLARVPVQTRNLEQYRPIAGDEVVDEILALGRELSGARVAHINSTAHGGGVAELLYTQVPLMRSAGLEADWFLVEGDADFFTITKYFHNALQGMELPITGEMKAKYLSVCEENAARFDREFDYVIVHDPQPCAMIASLQDSPYRRAKWIWRCHIDTTYAREDAWDFIKPYIDMYDGAIFTMDSYIKSPIEVSYLAFIPPSIDPLSAKNIIPEKRVQSDIARRYGVDENRPIMLQVSRFDPWKDPLGLVDCYRLVKERHREVQLVYLASMADDDPEGWHYYEKTSDYSAGDPDIFLLSNHQGIGNVEVSAFQAMADVVLQKSLREGFGLTVTEAMWKRKPVVAGGVGGILLQVDDGVNGFLVESTEEAAEKVRLLLESPATAQRMGEAGHDKVRRNFLCTRHLRDYLRFFRLLERA, from the coding sequence ATGTTGGCCAGGGTGCCGGTGCAGACCCGTAACCTCGAGCAGTACCGCCCCATAGCCGGGGACGAGGTGGTGGACGAGATCCTCGCTCTCGGCAGGGAGCTCTCCGGGGCCCGCGTGGCCCACATAAACAGCACCGCGCACGGCGGAGGCGTGGCGGAGCTCCTCTATACCCAGGTCCCGCTGATGAGGAGCGCGGGGCTGGAGGCGGACTGGTTCCTCGTGGAGGGCGACGCGGACTTCTTCACTATCACTAAATATTTCCATAATGCCCTCCAGGGCATGGAGCTCCCCATCACCGGGGAGATGAAGGCGAAATACCTCTCGGTGTGCGAGGAGAACGCCGCGCGCTTCGACCGCGAGTTCGATTACGTCATCGTCCACGACCCCCAGCCCTGCGCCATGATCGCCTCCCTGCAGGACTCGCCTTACCGCAGGGCGAAGTGGATATGGCGCTGCCATATCGACACCACCTACGCCCGGGAAGACGCCTGGGATTTCATCAAGCCGTATATAGACATGTACGACGGGGCAATCTTCACCATGGACTCCTACATCAAGTCTCCAATCGAGGTGAGCTACCTGGCGTTCATCCCTCCCTCCATAGACCCCCTCAGCGCCAAGAACATCATCCCCGAGAAGAGGGTGCAGTCGGACATCGCGCGCCGCTACGGCGTCGACGAGAACCGGCCCATCATGCTGCAGGTCTCGCGTTTCGACCCCTGGAAGGACCCCCTGGGGTTGGTGGACTGCTACCGCCTGGTCAAGGAGAGACACCGCGAGGTGCAGCTGGTGTACCTGGCGAGCATGGCCGACGATGACCCCGAGGGCTGGCACTACTACGAGAAGACCTCCGACTACAGCGCCGGCGACCCGGACATCTTCCTCCTCTCCAACCATCAGGGCATCGGCAACGTGGAGGTGAGCGCCTTCCAGGCCATGGCCGACGTGGTGTTGCAGAAGTCGCTGCGGGAGGGGTTCGGCCTCACGGTGACCGAGGCCATGTGGAAGAGGAAGCCGGTGGTGGCGGGGGGAGTGGGGGGCATCCTGCTGCAGGTGGACGACGGGGTGAACGGCTTCCTGGTGGAGAGCACGGAGGAGGCGGCGGAGAAGGTGAGGCTGCTCCTGGAAAGCCCCGCCACCGCGCAGCGCATGGGCGAGGCCGGCCACGACAAGGTGCGCCGCAACTTCCTTTGCACCCGCCACCTGAGGGACTACCTGCGCTTCTTCCGACTTCTGGAACGCGCCTGA
- a CDS encoding ABC transporter ATP-binding protein, which yields MGELEVRALRNVNLSIKEGEFIVILGPSGSGKTTLLNLIGGMDTISGGRLVVNGQDISDLDPGGLTDYRRTQIGFIFQFFNLIPTLTALENVEFALELVERDTRDKSMKALEMVGLAERAHHFPSQLSGGEQQRVAIARAIVKSPPILLCDEPTGELDYETGINVLKVMQRINRENGQTIILVTHNSAIAEMSDRTIRLHSGEVAEIIEMENPRDAGELVW from the coding sequence ATGGGCGAGCTCGAGGTGAGGGCCCTGCGCAACGTCAACCTGAGCATCAAGGAGGGGGAGTTCATCGTCATCCTCGGGCCCAGCGGGTCGGGCAAGACCACCCTCCTCAACCTCATCGGCGGCATGGATACCATCAGCGGGGGCAGGCTGGTGGTGAACGGGCAGGACATCTCCGACCTCGACCCCGGCGGCCTTACCGATTACCGCCGCACCCAGATCGGCTTCATCTTCCAGTTCTTCAACCTCATCCCCACCCTGACGGCGCTGGAGAACGTGGAATTCGCGCTGGAGCTGGTGGAAAGGGACACCCGGGACAAGTCCATGAAGGCGCTGGAGATGGTGGGCCTGGCGGAGCGCGCCCACCACTTCCCCAGCCAGCTCTCGGGAGGGGAGCAGCAGCGCGTGGCCATCGCCAGGGCCATCGTCAAGAGCCCCCCCATCCTGCTCTGCGACGAACCCACCGGCGAGCTGGACTACGAGACGGGGATAAACGTGCTCAAGGTGATGCAGAGGATCAACCGCGAGAACGGACAGACCATCATCCTGGTGACCCACAACTCGGCTATCGCCGAGATGTCCGACCGCACCATCCGCCTCCACAGCGGCGAGGTGGCGGAGATAATCGAGATGGAGAACCCCAGGGACGCCGGGGAGCTGGTCTGGTGA
- a CDS encoding PocR ligand-binding domain-containing protein produces MGSDWSRDIRAGAHICLFYAQEKERDEALLEFARAGLEAGAKTVCLLDSKGLSKAEKELRGLARGVAGGSMDALVIYATENVYRGGEKFEAYRMVAFLEHEVAGALAEGFSSLWVAGEMSFIHAEDTPLEELLRYEAEVKRLFDGKACAGLCMYDMRLFEPRFLLDVLDTHPLLLMDGRLTRNHFFLPPEEAASSDHLSLVLARRVQAVREVESMICSLRARNALLEEAQRLTGLGGWDWDVLNRRMYWTDELYRLHGMEPGALAPGSEEHIRLSLQCYDPDDRPVILEAFERCASQGVPYDLEFPFTDLRGRRKWIRTAAKAVRLDGKVVRVVGNLLDITEQKHRELVLEESRERLRKRLDAVLEPEGELKDLPLRSIVDAEQLQPLLDELRAMTGLAVGILDLEGRAVISTSGQEMCMRFHRAHPESARACRESDLEMAAGLEPGAFKLYRCRNNLWDMATPIMVRDVHVGNIFLGQFLFDDEPVDTELYREQASRYGFDVEEYLAALERVPRVSRGEAEKTMRFCARLANMISNLSYHRTALARALREAEELAGELKVRDGQLKGFLEIAAHELRHPATLLKGYAALLRRSSRSLDQALVEEAASAVEKGSDRLMKLVEQLLDISRIEQGRLVLEREKVAVGPLGREVIEEMGILYPGRSYILEAPPEPVLLEADPERLRRLLIILLDNAARYSEADTDIELRITREGGSLLFEVLDRGRGIPEPLREKIFERFFQVEKDLNRSSQGLGIGLYIARHIAEAHGGGLWHEHREGGGSVFKASFPLERWEQSRG; encoded by the coding sequence ATGGGATCGGACTGGTCGCGCGACATCCGTGCCGGGGCGCACATCTGCCTTTTCTACGCACAGGAAAAGGAGCGGGACGAGGCGCTCCTGGAGTTCGCGCGCGCGGGCTTGGAAGCAGGGGCGAAGACCGTCTGTTTGCTCGACAGTAAGGGCCTGTCGAAGGCGGAGAAGGAGCTCCGCGGTCTCGCGCGGGGTGTGGCGGGCGGGAGCATGGACGCGCTGGTCATATATGCTACGGAGAACGTTTACCGCGGCGGGGAGAAGTTCGAGGCCTATAGGATGGTCGCCTTTCTCGAGCACGAGGTGGCCGGCGCCCTCGCGGAGGGCTTTTCCTCCCTGTGGGTCGCGGGGGAGATGAGCTTTATCCATGCCGAGGACACCCCCTTGGAGGAGCTGCTCCGCTACGAGGCGGAGGTGAAAAGACTCTTTGACGGCAAGGCCTGCGCTGGGTTGTGCATGTACGATATGCGACTCTTCGAGCCCCGCTTCCTCCTCGACGTGCTGGACACCCATCCCCTCCTGCTCATGGACGGGAGGTTGACCAGGAACCATTTCTTCCTGCCCCCCGAGGAGGCTGCGAGCAGCGATCATCTTTCCCTTGTCCTGGCCCGGAGGGTGCAGGCGGTGCGCGAGGTGGAGAGCATGATCTGTTCGCTGCGCGCCAGGAACGCCCTCCTGGAAGAGGCGCAGAGGCTAACCGGGTTGGGGGGCTGGGATTGGGACGTTTTGAACCGCCGCATGTACTGGACAGACGAGCTTTACCGTCTGCACGGCATGGAGCCGGGCGCCCTCGCCCCGGGCTCCGAGGAGCATATCCGGCTCAGCCTGCAGTGCTACGACCCCGATGACCGACCCGTGATCTTGGAGGCCTTCGAGCGCTGTGCCTCGCAGGGCGTCCCCTATGACCTGGAATTCCCCTTCACCGACCTGCGGGGCCGGCGCAAGTGGATCAGGACCGCGGCGAAGGCCGTACGCTTGGACGGCAAGGTGGTGCGGGTGGTGGGGAACCTCCTGGACATCACGGAGCAGAAGCACAGGGAGCTGGTGCTGGAGGAGTCGCGGGAGCGGCTGAGGAAGAGGCTGGACGCCGTGCTGGAGCCGGAGGGCGAGTTGAAGGACCTGCCGTTGAGGAGCATCGTGGACGCGGAGCAATTGCAACCGCTCCTGGACGAGCTGCGCGCCATGACCGGCTTGGCGGTGGGGATCCTCGATCTCGAGGGCAGGGCGGTCATCTCCACCTCGGGGCAGGAGATGTGCATGCGCTTCCACCGCGCCCATCCGGAGTCCGCAAGGGCCTGCCGGGAGAGCGACCTGGAGATGGCCGCCGGCTTGGAGCCGGGCGCGTTCAAGCTCTACAGGTGCAGGAACAACCTCTGGGACATGGCCACCCCCATAATGGTAAGAGACGTACATGTAGGAAATATCTTCCTAGGGCAGTTCCTCTTCGACGACGAACCCGTCGACACGGAGCTCTACCGCGAGCAGGCTTCCCGTTACGGTTTCGACGTGGAGGAGTACCTGGCGGCGCTGGAGCGCGTGCCGAGGGTAAGCCGCGGGGAGGCGGAGAAGACCATGCGCTTCTGCGCCCGGCTCGCGAACATGATCTCGAACCTCAGCTACCACCGTACAGCACTCGCCAGGGCGCTGCGCGAGGCGGAGGAGCTCGCCGGCGAGTTGAAGGTGCGAGATGGCCAGCTCAAGGGATTCCTGGAGATCGCCGCGCACGAGCTGCGCCACCCCGCCACCCTGCTCAAGGGGTATGCGGCGCTGTTGAGGAGGAGCTCGCGGTCGCTGGACCAGGCCTTGGTCGAGGAAGCGGCCTCCGCCGTCGAGAAGGGCAGCGACAGGTTGATGAAACTGGTGGAGCAACTCCTGGACATATCGCGCATCGAGCAGGGCAGGCTGGTGCTGGAAAGGGAGAAGGTAGCCGTGGGACCGCTGGGACGGGAGGTGATCGAGGAGATGGGCATCCTCTATCCCGGCAGGAGTTATATCCTGGAGGCGCCTCCGGAGCCCGTCCTTTTAGAGGCGGACCCCGAGCGATTGCGGCGCCTCCTGATCATCCTCCTGGACAACGCCGCCAGATATTCCGAGGCCGATACCGATATTGAGCTGAGGATCACCCGCGAGGGGGGCAGCCTGTTGTTTGAGGTGCTGGACCGCGGCAGGGGTATCCCGGAACCCCTCAGGGAGAAGATATTCGAACGGTTCTTCCAGGTAGAGAAGGACCTCAACCGTTCCTCACAGGGGCTGGGGATCGGGCTCTACATCGCCCGCCATATAGCGGAGGCCCATGGGGGCGGGCTGTGGCACGAACATCGGGAGGGCGGGGGGTCAGTCTTCAAGGCGAGCTTTCCGCTGGAACGGTGGGAGCAGAGCAGGGGATGA
- a CDS encoding nitroreductase family protein, producing the protein MVMKVLRERRSIRRYGDRPVEEEKLEAVLEAARLAPSWANMQCWTYIVVRDPEVKEAIAATLEGNPIQKAVTGAPVLIVACADPERSGNVNGQPYYMLDIGISMQQLMLEAWNQGLGTCWVGWIKEDEIRSILGVPENIRVVALTPLGYPAVIPDAPPRRPLGEIVRPDRW; encoded by the coding sequence ATGGTCATGAAGGTCTTGCGGGAGAGGCGGAGCATCCGCCGTTACGGCGACCGGCCTGTGGAGGAGGAGAAGCTGGAGGCGGTGCTGGAGGCCGCACGCCTCGCTCCTTCCTGGGCCAACATGCAGTGCTGGACCTATATCGTGGTCAGGGACCCGGAGGTGAAGGAGGCCATCGCCGCCACCCTGGAGGGAAACCCCATCCAGAAGGCGGTGACCGGGGCCCCGGTGCTCATCGTCGCCTGCGCGGACCCCGAGAGGTCGGGCAACGTCAACGGACAGCCTTATTACATGCTGGACATCGGCATCAGCATGCAGCAGCTCATGCTGGAGGCCTGGAACCAGGGCTTGGGCACCTGCTGGGTGGGCTGGATAAAGGAGGACGAGATACGCTCCATCCTCGGCGTTCCCGAGAACATCCGCGTGGTGGCCCTCACGCCGCTGGGGTACCCCGCCGTGATCCCCGACGCTCCGCCCCGCAGGCCCCTGGGGGAGATCGTGCGCCCCGACCGCTGGTGA
- a CDS encoding response regulator transcription factor produces MEDRSGRIRVLLVDDHAILREGLASLIEKQDDITVVGEAEDGAASLQKAETLLPDVVVLDIKLADMSGIEVCRRLKESYPLVKVIMLSMYEDYEYVNRALRVGADGYLLKKVASAELVNAIRKARRGEKVFSPQVLDMIVSSFKEERGEVPDSSPLHALTSREREVLELMSEGMSNKEIGARLFISPKTVEKAVSNIFHKLGVNSRTAAVKIFLSGAGRGSP; encoded by the coding sequence ATGGAGGACAGGTCGGGGAGGATACGCGTCCTGTTGGTGGACGACCACGCCATACTGCGGGAGGGCCTGGCATCCCTCATCGAGAAGCAGGACGACATCACCGTGGTGGGGGAGGCGGAGGACGGCGCGGCCTCACTGCAGAAGGCGGAGACCCTCCTCCCCGACGTGGTGGTGCTGGACATAAAGCTGGCGGACATGTCGGGCATCGAGGTGTGCCGCCGCCTCAAGGAGAGCTACCCCCTGGTCAAGGTGATCATGCTCTCCATGTACGAGGACTATGAATACGTCAACCGGGCGCTGCGGGTGGGAGCGGATGGCTACCTGCTGAAGAAGGTGGCCAGCGCCGAGCTGGTGAACGCCATCCGCAAGGCGCGGCGGGGGGAGAAGGTCTTCAGCCCCCAGGTGCTGGACATGATCGTGTCCTCCTTCAAGGAGGAGAGAGGGGAGGTTCCGGACAGTTCGCCGCTGCACGCCCTGACCTCCCGGGAGCGCGAGGTGCTGGAGCTCATGAGCGAGGGGATGAGCAACAAGGAGATCGGCGCCCGGCTGTTCATCTCTCCCAAGACGGTGGAGAAGGCGGTTTCCAACATATTCCATAAACTGGGGGTGAACTCCCGCACCGCGGCGGTCAAGATCTTCCTCAGCGGGGCGGGGCGTGGTTCCCCGTGA
- a CDS encoding trehalose-6-phosphate synthase: MEEFDELDLETITPRQVRQYLRDKFVIVASNRGPVEFRRAADGTIKAFRGAGGVVTAMSTALTATDAVWISTARTREDAVMARDAAGGRMAMPPDRPQYWVKFIVPEKRDYDQYYNVISNSILWPLQHYLFDVIRRPVIDEAVHEAWNNGYRKVNRLFAEEILREIRASDKKPLVFLQDYHLYLCAHYLRRREPEVLIHHFTHSPWVQPDYFRMLPQGMRRELLQGMLANDVLGFHTHHYVNNFLQCCREGEAVRAAVDGKRRVVRYGQRDVFVRHYPISIDHEALERMAARRDVASHRERLRALAGERRLLVRVDRVEPSKNILRGLLAYRDFLAGHPRWHERVVFANLLYPSRENLREYRDLRREIEETAAAINREFSTLEWDPVILDIEDNYPRSLAALMEFDVLLVNPVIDGMNLVCKEGAVLNRRDGVIVLSVGAGAYHELRGAVIPVNPLDVAETALGIRRGLELGDRKRRAMARAAREVVKQNTSFLWFLQQMRALRRVERQRAAEKASSEPLLELPRYERFD, translated from the coding sequence ATGGAGGAGTTCGACGAGCTGGACCTGGAGACCATCACGCCGCGGCAGGTGCGCCAGTACCTCCGGGACAAGTTCGTCATCGTGGCCTCCAACCGGGGCCCGGTGGAGTTCCGTCGCGCCGCGGACGGCACCATCAAGGCCTTCCGCGGCGCGGGGGGCGTGGTCACCGCCATGTCCACCGCCCTCACGGCTACGGACGCGGTGTGGATCTCCACCGCCCGCACCCGCGAGGACGCCGTCATGGCGCGCGACGCCGCCGGCGGACGTATGGCCATGCCCCCGGACAGGCCCCAGTACTGGGTGAAGTTCATCGTCCCCGAGAAGCGCGATTACGACCAGTACTACAACGTCATCAGCAACTCCATCCTCTGGCCCCTGCAGCACTACCTCTTCGACGTCATCCGGCGCCCGGTCATAGACGAGGCGGTGCACGAGGCCTGGAACAACGGCTACCGCAAGGTCAATCGCCTCTTCGCCGAGGAGATCCTCAGAGAGATCCGCGCCAGCGACAAGAAGCCCCTGGTCTTCCTGCAGGACTACCACCTCTACCTCTGCGCGCATTACCTGCGCCGCAGGGAGCCCGAGGTGCTCATCCACCACTTCACCCACAGCCCCTGGGTGCAGCCGGATTATTTCCGCATGCTCCCCCAGGGCATGCGCCGCGAGCTGTTGCAGGGCATGCTGGCCAACGACGTCCTGGGCTTTCACACCCATCACTACGTGAACAACTTCCTGCAGTGCTGCCGGGAGGGGGAGGCGGTGCGCGCGGCGGTGGACGGCAAGCGCCGCGTGGTGCGCTACGGGCAGAGGGACGTCTTCGTGCGCCACTATCCCATCTCCATCGACCACGAGGCCCTGGAGAGGATGGCCGCGAGGAGAGACGTGGCCTCGCACCGCGAGAGGCTGCGCGCCCTGGCGGGGGAGCGCCGCCTCCTGGTGCGCGTGGACCGGGTGGAGCCCTCCAAGAACATCCTCCGTGGCCTGCTCGCCTACAGGGATTTTCTGGCAGGCCATCCCCGATGGCACGAACGGGTGGTCTTCGCCAACCTCCTCTACCCCTCCCGGGAGAACCTGCGGGAATACCGAGACCTCAGGAGGGAGATCGAGGAGACGGCGGCGGCCATCAACCGGGAGTTCTCCACCCTGGAATGGGACCCCGTCATCCTGGACATCGAGGACAACTACCCCCGCTCCCTGGCCGCGCTCATGGAGTTCGACGTGCTGCTGGTGAACCCGGTCATCGACGGCATGAACCTGGTGTGCAAGGAGGGAGCGGTGCTCAACCGCCGCGACGGGGTCATCGTGCTCTCGGTGGGCGCCGGCGCCTATCACGAGCTGCGCGGCGCGGTCATCCCCGTCAATCCCCTGGACGTGGCGGAGACGGCGCTGGGGATAAGGAGAGGGCTGGAGCTGGGCGACCGGAAACGCAGGGCCATGGCCAGGGCGGCGCGGGAGGTGGTGAAACAGAACACCTCTTTCCTGTGGTTCCTGCAGCAGATGCGCGCCCTGCGCAGGGTGGAACGCCAGCGCGCCGCCGAGAAGGCCTCCTCCGAACCCCTGCTCGAGCTCCCCCGCTATGAGCGCTTCGACTGA